Genomic DNA from Burkholderia plantarii:
TCGATCGCGTGCTGCAGCGTGTAGACCATGTACTGCGCGTAGCTGGCGTTGCCGAAACCGTTGCCGGTGCCGTTGCCGCCGCCCATCCCGCTGCCGTCGCCCGCGCCGATGCCGAAGCTGTCGGTGCCGGCCTGCGCCGGCGCGTTCATCGTCATCGGCTTCGGGGTGTTGTCGGACGGCTTGGGCGCCTCGGCCGGCTTCGGCGCGACGGTCGGCTTGTCCACCGGCGTCTTCACCTCCTCCTTCACCTTTTCGGGCGGCGGCTTCTGCGGCGGCGGGGGCGGCGGCGGCGGCAACGGGATCACCGTGGTCACCTGCGGCGCGGCCGCGCGCTTGACGCCGGCCGTGTCGCCGGCGAAATGCCAGACCAGCGCGGCCAGGCCGGCCACCACCAGGGCGATCACCACCGGCTTCACGAAGCGGCGCGGCCCCTTGTCGGGCGGGCCGCCGTTGTAGGTCATCTCCATCGCCGGTCCCTAGCCGCCCT
This window encodes:
- a CDS encoding energy transducer TonB family protein — its product is MTYNGGPPDKGPRRFVKPVVIALVVAGLAALVWHFAGDTAGVKRAAAPQVTTVIPLPPPPPPPPQKPPPEKVKEEVKTPVDKPTVAPKPAEAPKPSDNTPKPMTMNAPAQAGTDSFGIGAGDGSGMGGGNGTGNGFGNASYAQYMVYTLQHAIESDKGVQDAGGTQFAGSLHLWMDPSGRITKVTIAQSTGDARIDSAVIAAVEKLGKVDQGPPPSTSFPVTVKLQGRKPA